One Mycolicibacterium doricum genomic window, GTCGTCGGCAGGGTGCGACTTACCCGCCACGATCAGCTGCACCGGCCGCTCCTTGTCGAGCAGCAGCCTCTCCAGCCGGGCCGGATCACGCAGCATCAGCGTCAGCCGTTTGTAGGTGGGCACCCGGCGCGCGAACCCGATCGTCAGCACGTCCGGGTCGAATGCCGTTGGCACCCAACCCAATTCCGCCTCTGCAGCGCCGCGCTCAAGCCATGACCGGCGCAGCCGTGCGCGGACGTCCTCGACCAGCGCCCGACGCAGTTGCGAGCGGATCCACCACAGGTGGCCCGGGTCCACCTCTCGGAAAAGCTCCCAGGTGTCGGTCTCGCGCAACATCCCGAGATCCTGACTGCCGAGCAGTTCGCGACTCAGCTCCAGCCACTGCGGTGCCGCCCAGGTGGGCGCGTGCACACCATTGGTGATCGAGCCGATCGGCACCTCGTTCGCGTCGAACCCCGGCCACAGCTCGTTGAACATCTCACGGCTGACCCGGCCATGCAGCAGTGAGACGCCGTTGGCGCGCTGGGCCAACCGCAGACCCATGTGGGCCATGTTGAACTTCGAGGGATCGTCCTCGGCGCCGAGCCCCACGATCCGATCCAGCGGCACGCCCGGCAGGAGGCGGGAGCCGCCGAGGTACCGCTTGATCATCTCCACCGGGAACCGGTCGATACCCGCGGGCACCGGGGTGTGCGTGGTGAACACCGTCGAGGACCGCACGACGGCCAGCGCGGTGTCGAAATCCAGTCCGGCGTCGATCAATTCGCCGATGCGCTCCACGCCGAGGAAGCCGGCGTGGCCCTCGTTCATGTGGAACACCTCAGGGGAGGGCAGCCCCTCAACCTCGGTGAACGCACGAATCGCCCGGACACCGCCGATACCGGCGAGGAGTTCCTGTTTGATCCGGTGCTCCTGGTCACCGCCGTAGAGGCGGTCGGTCACGCCGCGCAGTTCGTGGTCGTTCTCGGGGATGTCGGAGTCGAGCAGCAGCAACGGGATCCGACCGACCTGCGCCACCCACACCCGCGCACGCAGCATCGCGTCGTCGGGCAAGGCGAGTTCGATGAGGACCTGGTTGTCGTCGGCGTCGGCCAGCAGCCGCAGCGGGAGCCCCTGCGGATCCAGCGAAGGGTAGTTCTCGTGCTGCCAGCCGTCGGCGGTCAACGACTGCCGGAAGTAGCCCGACCGGTAGTACAACCCGACAGCGATCAGCGGCAGGCCGAGGTCGGATGCCGACTTGAGGTGGTCGCCGGCGAGGATGCCGAGGCCGCCGGAGTAGTTCGGCAGCACCTCCGCGACGCCGAACTCCATCGAAAAGTACGCGATGCCGTTGGGCAGCACCTCACCCTGTTGGAGCTGCTGCTGGTACCACAGCGGCCGGCTCAGGTAGTCGTCGAGATCGGCGGCCAGCCCGTCGAGGCGGCGGACGAAGGATTCGTCGCCGGCCAGTTCGTCGAGCCGGCCCGGCCTCACGCCGCCGAGCAGCGCGACCGGGTCGCGGCCGATCTGCTGCCACAGTCTCGGGTCGATGTCGGCGAACAGATCCTGGGTCGGTTTGTCCCATGACCAGCGGAGGTTGACCGAGAGCCGCTCGAGCGCGGCAAGCCGGTCGGGAAGGTGGGCTTGGACAGTGAACCTGCGCAGGGCTTTCACGTGGCTTTACCTTACTGACTTCTCCGAAGCGCGCAGCGTCTCGCCGATTGCTCGGCCTGCTTCGGGTTGGGCCGCGCACTACGGTGGGTATAGGGCGCCCAGAAGGTGCATCGAGAACCGACCGAGGCATAACCGACTAAAGCGGCCACCCCGACGACGCGGGTGGTCGCGCCGATTCAAGAGGAGTTGTGGTGGCCGGCCGTATCGGAATCGACGACGTCGCGCCCGTGGTATCCGGCGGCAGGTACCCGGCCAAAGCGGTGGTGGGCGAGGTGGTGCCGGTGAGCGCCACCGTGTGGCGCGAGGGCCACGACGCGGTCTCCGCGACGCTGGTGGTGCGCTATCACGGCACGTCGTATCCCGAACTCGCCGACGCTCCGGTGGGCCGGGTGAGCGCTACCGAAGCGGTCCAGATCCAAGAAGTCGTCAACCCCTCGCCGCGGATCAAACCGCAGGCGTTGCCGATGAGCCAGGGCCGTACACCCGACGTCTTCCACGGCCAATTCGTGCCCGAGACCGTCGGGTTGTGGACCTACCGGGTCGACGGCTGGGGCGACCCGATCGCCACGTGGCGCCACAACGTCACGGTGAAACTCGACGCCGGCCAAAGCGAGTCGGAACTGAACAACGATCTGCTCGTGGGGGCACGCCTCTTGGAGCGTGCCGCCACCGGCGTCCCCCGGCAGGACCGCTACCCCCTGGTGCAGGCCGCCGAACGACTGCGCGAACCCGGTGATCCGTTCTACCGCGCGGGTGCCGCGCTGGCGACTGACGTGACGGGACTGCTCGATCAGTATCCGCTGCGCGAATTCGTCACGCGCGGTGACCAATACGGCGTCTGGGTGGACCGGCCACTGGCCCGCTTCGGGTCCTGGTACGAGTTCTTCCCCCGCTCCACCGGCGGGTGGGACAGCCAGGGCCATCCCGTGCACGGCACGTTCGCCACCGCCACCAAGGCGCTCCCCCGGGTCGCCAGGATGGGCTTCGACGTGGTGTACCTCCCGCCGATCCACCCGATCGGCAAGGTACACCGCAAGGGCCCCAACAACAGCGTGACCGCCGGACCCAACGACGTGGGATCCCCGTGGGCGATCGGCAGCGACGAGGGCGGCCATGACGCGGTGCATCCCGAGCTCGGCACCATAGAGGACTTCGACGAGTTCGTCGCGGCCGCCCGCGACCAGGGACTCGAGGTGGCACTCGATCTGGCGCTGCAGTGCGCGCCGGACCATCCGTGGGCACGTGAGCATCCGGAGTGGTTCACCGTGCTGCCCGACGGCACCATCGCCTACGCGGAGAACCCGCCGAAGAAGTACCAGGACATCTACCCGCTGAACTTCGACAACGACCCGGTCGGGTTGTACCTGGAGGTGCTGCGGGTGGTCCGTTTCTGGATATCCCACGGCGTCAAGGTGTTTCGCGTCGACAACCCGCACACCAAGCCCCCCAACTTCTGGGCCTGGCTGATCGGGGAGATCAAGAACGAGGACCCGGACGTGCTTTTCCTGGCCGAGGCGTTCACCCGGCCGGCCCGCTTGTACGGTCTGGCGAAGCTGGGTTACACGCAGTCCTATACGTACTTCACGTGGCGCACATCGAAGAGCGAGTTGACCGAGTTCGGCGAACAGATCGCCGAGCACGCCGATTACGCGCGGCCCAACCTTTTCGTCAACACCCCGGACATCCTGCACGAGAGCCTGCAGCACGGCGGCCCCGGCATGTTCGCGATCCGCGCCGTGTTGGCGTCGACGATGAGTTCGGTGTGGGGTGTGTACTCCGGTTACGAGCTGTTCGAACACCTCCCGGTGCGGGAAGGCAGCGAGGAGTACCTCAACTCGGAGAAGTACGAGCTGCGTCCTCGCGACTTCGACGCCGCCCTGGCCGACGGCGAGTCGCTCGAACCGTTCATCACCCGCCTCAACGAGATCCGGCGGGTGCACCCGGCGTTGCACCAACTGCGGACCATCACATTCCACTACCCCGACAACGACGCCATCCTGGCTTACAGCAAGTTCGACCCGGTCACCGGTGACCAGCTCCTCGTCGTGGTGACGCTCAACCCGTTCGGGCCCGAGGAGGCCACACTGTGGTTGGACATGGCCGCATTGGGAATGGAGCCTTACGACAGGTTCTGGGTGCGCGACGAGATCACCGGAGAGGAATACCAGTGGGGCGAGTCGAACTACGTGCGAATCGAGCCCGCCAGGGCGGTGGCGCACGTGCTCAACATGCCGCAGGTGCCCGCCGACCAACGCCTCAACCTACTGCGTAGGGAGTGAACACACGCATGGCCAAGACAAAGCGACTGACCGACGAGACCACCATCACGAGCCCGCACCTGCGGCCGCACACCGCCGACCTCAATCGGCTGCTCGCCGGCGAGCACCACGACCCACACTCGATTCTCGGGGCGCACGAGTACGACGACCACACCGTGATCCGGGCGTACCGCCCGCACGCGACCGAGGTCGCGGCCGTCGTCGGCGGTGAACGACATGTGTTCACCCACCTCGAGGCGGGCGTGTTCGCCGTCACCCTGCCGTTCACCGGCCTGATCGACTACCGCCTCGAGGTCAGCTACGACCACGGCGGCGACCAGCCGCACATCCACCACACCGCCGACGCCTATCGGTTCCTGCCCACGCTGGGCGAGATGGACCTGCACCTGTTCTCCGAGGGTCGCCACGAACGGTTGTGGGAGGCGCTGGGCGCCCACCCGCGCAGCTTCACCACCCCCGACGGGGTCGTCGAAGGTGTGTCCTTCGCGGTGTGGGCACCCAACGCCAAGGGAGTTCAGCTGATCGGCGACTTCAACCACTGGGAGGGCAACGAGGCGCAACTGCGCGTGCTCGGCTCGACGGGTGTGTGGGAGCTGTTCTGGCCCGACTTCCCGGTCGACGGGCTCTACAAGTTCCGCATCCACGGCGCCGACGGCGTGGTGAGCGAGCGTGCCGATCCCATGGCCTTCGCGACCGAGGTGCCGCCGCAGACCGCGTCCCGGGTAACCACGAGCACCTATAGGTGGGGCGACGACGCGTGGATGGCCCGGCGCGCCGCCCAGAACCCCGTGTCTGAGCCGATGAGCACCCTCGAGGTGCACCTGATGTCGTGGCGGCCGGGTCTGTCCTACGTGGAGCTGGCCGACCAGCTGACCGCGTACGTCGTCGAGCACGGGTTCACCCACGTCGAGTTGCTGCCCGTGGCTGAGCACCCGTTCGGCGGTTCGTGGGGCTACCAGGTCACGTCGTATTACGCACCGACGTCACGCCTGGGCACGCCCGACGATTTGCGCTATCTCGTCGACCGACTGCACCAGGCCGGGATCGGAGTGATCGTCGACTGGGTGCCCGCGCACTTCCCTAAGGACGCATGGGCGCTGGGCCGGTTCGACGGCACCGCGCTCTACGAACACGCCGACCCCCGCCGCGGCGAGCAGCTGGACTGGGGCACATATGTCTTCGACTTCGGCCGGGCCGAGGTGCGCAACTTCCTCGTCGCCAACGCGCTGTACTGGCTGCAGGAGTTCCACGTCGACGGGCTGCGCGTGGACGCCGTCGCCTCGATGCTCTACCTGGACTACTCGCGGCCGGAGGGCGGCTGGACGCCGAACATCTACGGCGGCCGCGAGAACCTCGAGGCGGTGCAGTTCCTGCAGGAGATGAACGCCACCGTGCACAAGGCCAGCCCGGGCATCGTCACGGTCGCCGAGGAGTCGACGTCGTGGCCCGGCGTGACCCGTCCGACCAATCTGGGCGGGCTCGGCTTCTCGATGAAGTGGAACATGGGCTGGATGAACGACACCTTGGCGTTCATCGGCCGCGACCCCATCCACCGCAGCTACCACCACCACGAGATGACGTTCTCGATGCTGTACGCGTTCAGCGAGAACTACGTGCTGCCGATCAGTCACGACGAGGTCGTCCACGGCAAGGGCACGCTGTGGGGACGGATGCCCGGCGACGACCACCGCAAGGCTGCAGGCGTACGGCAGCTGCTCGCCTACCAGTGGGCCCACCCCGGTAAGCAGCTGCTGTTCCAGGGCCAGGAGTTCGGCCAGCGCGCCGAATGGTCGGAAGAACGCGGCGTCGACTGGTACCAGCTCGACGAGAACAGCTACTCGGGCGGCATCCTGCGGATGGTCTCCGACATGAACCGCATCTACACGAGCCGTCGTGCGTTGTGGTCACACGACACCAGCCCCGAGGGCTACTCGTGGATCGACGCCAACGACTCGGCCAACAACGTGCTGAGCTTCTTGCGCTACGGCGACGACGGTTCGGTGCTGGCATGCGTGTTCAACTTCTCCGGTGCCGAGCACAGCCAGTACCGGTTGGGTCTGCCGCACGCGGGCACGTGGCGTGAGGTGCTCAACACCGACGCATCCGACTACGACGGTGCCGGAATCGGCAACTACGGGGCCGTGGAGGCCACCGACGAGCCCTGGCACGGCCGGCCGGCCTCCGCGGTGATGGTGCTCCCGCCGCTGTCCGCGTTGTGGTTCGAACCGGTCTCCGCAGAGGCGCCCGTCGTCCAAGGCCCGGCGACCGCGCCGCCGCTGTCCTGACGGGCACCGACACCATCTCGTTGGCACGAAGTCATTGACAGGGCGACGGCCGCGCCCCTTTCCGAGACGGGCCGAGTCGGCCGAGCTCAGTACAGGGCGTTGGCGAGCTTGCGGCGGCCCGCGATCACCTCGGGGTCGGCAGGGTCGAAGAGCTCGAACAGCTCGATGAGCCGAGTCCGCACCCTCGTGCGGTCGTCGCCGGCGGTGCGTTTGACCAGAGCGATCAACCGGTCGAAGGCCGCCTCGACCTGCTGCTGCAGGATCTCGACGTCCGCGGCGGCGAAGGCGGCGTCGATGTCGGCCGGCGCGGCGTCGGCGATGGTCACCGCGTCGGGACGCTGCGCCGTCGCGCGCTGCAGGAACGCGATCTGCCGGACCGCTCCCTTGGCCTCGGCGTGATTCGGCTGCGCATCGAGAATCGCCTGGTAGGCGTTCAGCGCGGCGCCGAAGTCACCGTTGTCGAGGAGCGCGCGCGCCTGCGCGACCTCGGGGTCGACCTGCTCGGGCTGGCCGGGGTCTCCCGATCCGGAGAGTTTTCCGGCAGTGGCCGCCAGGAGCGAGTCGATCCAGCGCCGCAGTTGATCGGGCGGCTGCGAGCCCTCGAAACTCGAGATGGGTTGGCCTCCGGCGAGCGCGACCACCGTGGGCACCGCCTGCACTCCGAACATCTGCGCCACCCGCGGGGTGGTGTCGACGTTGACCGTCGCCAGCGACCACTTCCCCGCGTCGGCGTTGGCCAGTCCGGCGAGCGTCTGCCCCAGTGCCACGCTGGAGTCGCTGCGCGGAGACCACAGCAGCACCACCACGGGAACCTGACCGGAATGGGTCAGTACCTCGGCTTCGAGGTTCGCCTCGGTGATCTCGACACCGGGGCCGCCTGCTGAGGCAGGCCCGCCCGCTTCGGCGGCGGGACGTTGCTTGAGCGCGGACAGATCAACCGCACCGGCCAGTGCCGGCCCGATGGAAGGTCGTGGACGTGTCACGCCTGCAAGTCTGTCACGTCGTTTCAGGTGCCGGGCGGCCTGGCCGACCCAGCGCGGAGACGGCGTCGCCTCCCATCCGGCCCGTGCGATCAGCCCATATGAGGAAGATCACAGTGCCCAGCGGGACGATGCTCGCCACACCAGCCGGCAACCATGTCCCCGCCCGCCACTTGAGCGTGAAGCCGGCGACGACAGCGGCCACGAGGAAGGCGACGAACACGCCGCCGTGGACGGGTCCGAAAATCTTGACCCCGATCTCGGTGCTAGGGCTGCCGAGGTACTTGAAGTACATCCCCACCAGCAGTCCCACCCAGCTCACCGCTTCAAGCAGCCCGACGAGCCGGAGCCAGCCGGCAGCATTGCGCAGATCGAAAGCACCAGACATGACCGCCATTGTGCCCTACGCCGGCGGCGATTACTACAAGCCGTCGTAGACGTCGGCCGCCGACGCCTCAGGGCCGCCGCAGGATCAGCGCGTCGCCTTGGCCCCCCGCACCGCACAGCGCGGCAACCGCGTAGCCGGAGCCCTTGCGGGCCAGTTCGAGCGCCGCGTGCAGCGTGATGCGGGCACCCGACATGCCGATCGGATGGCCGATCGCGATCGCGCCGCCGTTCGTGTTGACCTTGTCGGGATCGACGCCGAGCTCCCGGGTGGAGGCGAGAGCCACCGCAGCGAAGGCCTCGTTGAGTTCGATCACGTCGAGCTGGTCGGCGGTGATGCCTTCCTTGGCGATCGCCTTTTTCACCGCGTTGGCCGGCTGGGACTGCAGGGTGGAGTCCGGCCCGGCGACCACACCGTGCGCGCCAATCTCCGCCAGCCAGGTCAGGCCCAGCTCCTCGGCCTTGGCCTTGTTCATCACCACCACTGCGCAGGCGCCGTCGGAGATCTGGGATGCCGAACCCGCGGTGATCGTGCCGTCCTTGCGGAACGCCGGCTTCAACCCGGCCAGCGATTCGGCCGTGGTGTTGGCGCGGATGCCCTCGTCCTCGTTGAACTCCAGCGGATCACCCTTGCGCTGCGGAATCGTCACCGCCACCACCTCGTCGGCGAACACCCCGTCCTTCCACGCCGCGGCGGCGCGCTGATGGGACTGGGCGGCGTACTCGTCCTGCTGGGTGCGAGTGAACTGGTCGACGTCGTTGCGTTGCTCGGTGAGCGCACCCATCGGCTGGTCGGTGAACACGTCGTGCAGGCCGTCGTAGGCCAT contains:
- the glgB gene encoding 1,4-alpha-glucan branching protein GlgB is translated as MAKTKRLTDETTITSPHLRPHTADLNRLLAGEHHDPHSILGAHEYDDHTVIRAYRPHATEVAAVVGGERHVFTHLEAGVFAVTLPFTGLIDYRLEVSYDHGGDQPHIHHTADAYRFLPTLGEMDLHLFSEGRHERLWEALGAHPRSFTTPDGVVEGVSFAVWAPNAKGVQLIGDFNHWEGNEAQLRVLGSTGVWELFWPDFPVDGLYKFRIHGADGVVSERADPMAFATEVPPQTASRVTTSTYRWGDDAWMARRAAQNPVSEPMSTLEVHLMSWRPGLSYVELADQLTAYVVEHGFTHVELLPVAEHPFGGSWGYQVTSYYAPTSRLGTPDDLRYLVDRLHQAGIGVIVDWVPAHFPKDAWALGRFDGTALYEHADPRRGEQLDWGTYVFDFGRAEVRNFLVANALYWLQEFHVDGLRVDAVASMLYLDYSRPEGGWTPNIYGGRENLEAVQFLQEMNATVHKASPGIVTVAEESTSWPGVTRPTNLGGLGFSMKWNMGWMNDTLAFIGRDPIHRSYHHHEMTFSMLYAFSENYVLPISHDEVVHGKGTLWGRMPGDDHRKAAGVRQLLAYQWAHPGKQLLFQGQEFGQRAEWSEERGVDWYQLDENSYSGGILRMVSDMNRIYTSRRALWSHDTSPEGYSWIDANDSANNVLSFLRYGDDGSVLACVFNFSGAEHSQYRLGLPHAGTWREVLNTDASDYDGAGIGNYGAVEATDEPWHGRPASAVMVLPPLSALWFEPVSAEAPVVQGPATAPPLS
- a CDS encoding tetratricopeptide repeat protein — translated: MTRPRPSIGPALAGAVDLSALKQRPAAEAGGPASAGGPGVEITEANLEAEVLTHSGQVPVVVLLWSPRSDSSVALGQTLAGLANADAGKWSLATVNVDTTPRVAQMFGVQAVPTVVALAGGQPISSFEGSQPPDQLRRWIDSLLAATAGKLSGSGDPGQPEQVDPEVAQARALLDNGDFGAALNAYQAILDAQPNHAEAKGAVRQIAFLQRATAQRPDAVTIADAAPADIDAAFAAADVEILQQQVEAAFDRLIALVKRTAGDDRTRVRTRLIELFELFDPADPEVIAGRRKLANALY
- a CDS encoding acetyl-CoA C-acetyltransferase, producing MTTSVIVAGARTPVGKLMGSLKDFSGSELGAIAIKAALEKAGVAPSAVEYVIMGQVLTAGAGQMPARQSAVAAGIPWDVPALTINKMCLSGVDAIALADQLIRAGEFDVVVAGGQESMSQAPHLLTNSRSGYKYGDVTAIDHMAYDGLHDVFTDQPMGALTEQRNDVDQFTRTQQDEYAAQSHQRAAAAWKDGVFADEVVAVTIPQRKGDPLEFNEDEGIRANTTAESLAGLKPAFRKDGTITAGSASQISDGACAVVVMNKAKAEELGLTWLAEIGAHGVVAGPDSTLQSQPANAVKKAIAKEGITADQLDVIELNEAFAAVALASTRELGVDPDKVNTNGGAIAIGHPIGMSGARITLHAALELARKGSGYAVAALCGAGGQGDALILRRP
- a CDS encoding alpha-1,4-glucan--maltose-1-phosphate maltosyltransferase — its product is MAGRIGIDDVAPVVSGGRYPAKAVVGEVVPVSATVWREGHDAVSATLVVRYHGTSYPELADAPVGRVSATEAVQIQEVVNPSPRIKPQALPMSQGRTPDVFHGQFVPETVGLWTYRVDGWGDPIATWRHNVTVKLDAGQSESELNNDLLVGARLLERAATGVPRQDRYPLVQAAERLREPGDPFYRAGAALATDVTGLLDQYPLREFVTRGDQYGVWVDRPLARFGSWYEFFPRSTGGWDSQGHPVHGTFATATKALPRVARMGFDVVYLPPIHPIGKVHRKGPNNSVTAGPNDVGSPWAIGSDEGGHDAVHPELGTIEDFDEFVAAARDQGLEVALDLALQCAPDHPWAREHPEWFTVLPDGTIAYAENPPKKYQDIYPLNFDNDPVGLYLEVLRVVRFWISHGVKVFRVDNPHTKPPNFWAWLIGEIKNEDPDVLFLAEAFTRPARLYGLAKLGYTQSYTYFTWRTSKSELTEFGEQIAEHADYARPNLFVNTPDILHESLQHGGPGMFAIRAVLASTMSSVWGVYSGYELFEHLPVREGSEEYLNSEKYELRPRDFDAALADGESLEPFITRLNEIRRVHPALHQLRTITFHYPDNDAILAYSKFDPVTGDQLLVVVTLNPFGPEEATLWLDMAALGMEPYDRFWVRDEITGEEYQWGESNYVRIEPARAVAHVLNMPQVPADQRLNLLRRE
- a CDS encoding DUF3817 domain-containing protein, coding for MAVMSGAFDLRNAAGWLRLVGLLEAVSWVGLLVGMYFKYLGSPSTEIGVKIFGPVHGGVFVAFLVAAVVAGFTLKWRAGTWLPAGVASIVPLGTVIFLIWADRTGRMGGDAVSALGRPGRPAPETT
- the glgP gene encoding alpha-glucan family phosphorylase: MKALRRFTVQAHLPDRLAALERLSVNLRWSWDKPTQDLFADIDPRLWQQIGRDPVALLGGVRPGRLDELAGDESFVRRLDGLAADLDDYLSRPLWYQQQLQQGEVLPNGIAYFSMEFGVAEVLPNYSGGLGILAGDHLKSASDLGLPLIAVGLYYRSGYFRQSLTADGWQHENYPSLDPQGLPLRLLADADDNQVLIELALPDDAMLRARVWVAQVGRIPLLLLDSDIPENDHELRGVTDRLYGGDQEHRIKQELLAGIGGVRAIRAFTEVEGLPSPEVFHMNEGHAGFLGVERIGELIDAGLDFDTALAVVRSSTVFTTHTPVPAGIDRFPVEMIKRYLGGSRLLPGVPLDRIVGLGAEDDPSKFNMAHMGLRLAQRANGVSLLHGRVSREMFNELWPGFDANEVPIGSITNGVHAPTWAAPQWLELSRELLGSQDLGMLRETDTWELFREVDPGHLWWIRSQLRRALVEDVRARLRRSWLERGAAEAELGWVPTAFDPDVLTIGFARRVPTYKRLTLMLRDPARLERLLLDKERPVQLIVAGKSHPADDGGKALIQQVVRFADRHEVRHRIAFLPDYDMSMARQLYYGCDVWLNNPLRPLEACGTSGMKSALNGGLNLSIRDGWWDEWFDGENGWEIPTADGLADETRRDDLEAAALYDLVEQSVAPKFYERDEHGVPLRWVEMVRHTLKVLGPKVLASRMVRDYTEKYYAPAAQSLRRTVEDADGVTFGAASALADYRRRVQQAWPKVEVTDVDSSGLPDTPLINSELTLTATVSLAGLRPDEVSVQAVLGRVDASDTLLDPVTVPMEYAGTADDGREIYSTTTPLPVAGPVGYTVRVLPHHRLLAGDNELGLVALA